The Opitutales bacterium ASA1 genome window below encodes:
- a CDS encoding ABC transporter permease, whose translation MESLRIDLGHAARRLARDPVQTALALLTLAVCIGANTAVFSVLHARLIDPLDHLSEPERLVAFFNRYPNSMEGRLTNSTVDYFDRRELTDVFEEVALYSGTGFTIDERGTPARVPGLAVTASFFRLLRVDPLLGRVFEDAEIEPGAEPTVILSETLWRRAFEADETLVGRTIPIDGVDRRVVGIVPGAFRFMRPKRELWIPIVAPLEERTPEFKHANQYSMIARLRAGVSVDAARAAVDRLNAELEPPSPALHEAIAGSGYYTETISLTEFAAEPWRRPLLLLQAGVSLVLVVGCLNVANLSLGSLQGRTRELALRICFGASHRRVIRQLVTEALLLAATGSAVGLLVGAWGVDFIARVWAQDAPSGDAFTLNVPVAGFAIAAALFSTAVTGAVVAVHLGRRDLARAIAQDNRTASAGSRAVGLRNTLVIAQVALAFVLLVGTGLLVRSLRAVLEVETGFEAESVHVAQIDLPPPHYPEAQAISDFIAALEARGGEIESVRAFALSSSLPFQSTMRRGLVANASVPREAGATAVPFWNGVGPTYFATLGVPLLSGREFSPADDFGSARVAIVDITLAEALWPGESPLGKHVSVDVASDDASALATVVGVVGSVRVRSLDAPDAEGAIYFPIAQAPTHRLAIALRADDPARAFDEVLTEATRLNEQVALHGIRKLDAHVRESVAGRRIPIRLLQVFAAIALFLCSVGLYGVVANSVALQRREIGIRLALGARARGIVRMVVRRGLALSAVGLVAGFAILGSVSGLFAALLFGVGRFDPPTLAAATLAIALVCVVASWIPARQAARVRPAEILRDE comes from the coding sequence ATGGAGTCGCTCCGGATCGATCTCGGCCACGCCGCCCGGCGGCTCGCGCGCGATCCCGTGCAGACCGCCCTCGCGCTGCTCACGCTGGCGGTCTGCATCGGGGCGAACACCGCCGTCTTCAGCGTGCTGCACGCGCGCCTCATCGATCCTCTCGACCACCTCTCGGAGCCCGAACGTCTGGTCGCGTTCTTCAATCGCTACCCGAACTCGATGGAGGGCCGCCTGACGAACTCGACGGTCGACTACTTCGATCGCCGAGAGCTCACCGACGTGTTCGAAGAGGTGGCTTTGTATTCGGGAACTGGATTCACGATCGACGAACGCGGCACGCCCGCGCGCGTGCCGGGGCTCGCGGTCACCGCGTCCTTCTTTCGTCTGCTCCGCGTCGATCCGTTGCTCGGCCGCGTCTTCGAGGACGCGGAGATCGAACCCGGCGCCGAGCCCACCGTGATCCTTTCGGAAACGCTCTGGCGTCGCGCTTTCGAAGCCGACGAAACACTCGTCGGTCGCACCATTCCGATCGACGGTGTCGACCGCCGCGTGGTCGGCATCGTACCCGGCGCGTTCCGCTTCATGCGTCCGAAGCGGGAGTTGTGGATCCCGATCGTCGCGCCGCTCGAGGAGCGAACGCCGGAGTTCAAACACGCGAATCAGTACTCGATGATCGCACGCCTCCGTGCAGGCGTGTCCGTGGACGCCGCACGCGCGGCCGTCGATCGTCTCAACGCCGAACTGGAGCCGCCCTCGCCCGCGTTGCACGAAGCGATCGCCGGCTCGGGATACTACACGGAGACGATCTCCCTGACCGAGTTCGCGGCCGAACCGTGGCGCAGACCGTTGCTGCTGTTGCAGGCGGGAGTGTCTCTCGTGCTTGTCGTAGGTTGTCTGAACGTGGCCAATCTCTCGCTCGGGAGTCTGCAGGGGCGCACGCGTGAGCTCGCGTTGCGCATCTGTTTCGGCGCCTCGCATAGAAGGGTGATCCGCCAACTGGTGACCGAGGCTCTTCTGCTCGCCGCGACTGGTTCGGCCGTCGGCCTGCTCGTCGGAGCATGGGGCGTGGACTTCATCGCACGCGTCTGGGCGCAAGACGCGCCGTCCGGGGACGCGTTCACGCTGAACGTGCCCGTGGCGGGGTTCGCGATCGCCGCGGCGCTCTTCTCCACCGCGGTGACGGGGGCGGTAGTCGCCGTGCACCTCGGCCGACGCGACCTCGCGCGCGCCATTGCGCAGGACAACCGGACCGCGTCCGCGGGATCGAGAGCGGTCGGTCTGCGCAACACTCTGGTGATCGCGCAAGTCGCGCTCGCCTTCGTGCTCCTCGTGGGGACCGGGCTACTCGTGCGCTCGCTTCGCGCCGTCCTCGAGGTCGAGACGGGCTTCGAGGCCGAAAGCGTGCACGTCGCGCAGATCGACCTGCCGCCTCCGCACTACCCGGAAGCGCAGGCGATCTCGGACTTCATCGCCGCATTGGAGGCGAGAGGAGGCGAAATCGAGAGCGTACGGGCGTTCGCACTCTCGTCCTCCCTGCCGTTTCAGTCGACGATGCGTCGCGGCCTCGTGGCGAACGCTTCCGTGCCGCGAGAAGCCGGTGCCACAGCCGTCCCGTTCTGGAACGGCGTCGGTCCCACCTACTTCGCCACGCTCGGCGTTCCGCTCCTCTCGGGACGGGAGTTCTCGCCCGCGGACGATTTCGGGAGTGCGCGCGTCGCGATCGTCGACATCACGCTCGCCGAAGCGCTCTGGCCGGGCGAGAGTCCCCTCGGCAAGCACGTCTCCGTCGACGTGGCTTCGGACGACGCGTCCGCACTCGCGACCGTCGTGGGGGTGGTCGGAAGCGTGCGCGTGCGCAGCCTCGATGCTCCGGACGCCGAAGGCGCGATCTACTTTCCGATCGCGCAGGCGCCGACGCATCGCTTGGCGATCGCTCTTCGCGCGGACGATCCCGCGCGTGCGTTCGACGAGGTCCTGACGGAGGCGACGCGGTTGAACGAGCAGGTCGCCCTCCACGGTATCCGGAAACTGGATGCACACGTACGCGAGTCGGTCGCGGGGCGCAGGATCCCGATCCGACTCCTGCAGGTGTTCGCCGCGATCGCCCTCTTCCTCTGTTCCGTGGGACTCTACGGAGTCGTCGCGAATTCCGTGGCTCTGCAACGCCGCGAGATCGGCATCCGCCTCGCGCTCGGCGCGCGCGCGAGGGGCATCGTCCGGATGGTCGTACGCCGAGGTCTCGCGTTGTCCGCCGTCGGCTTGGTCGCGGGCTTCGCGATTCTCGGAAGCGTGTCCGGACTCTTCGCCGCGCTCCTCTTCGGCGTCGGTCGCTTCGATCCGCCGACTCTCGCCGCTGCGACCCTCGCGATCGCGCTCGTCTGTGTCGTGGCATCGTGGATACCGGCCCGACAGGCCGCGCGCGTGCGTCCGGCCGAGATCCTGCGCGACGAATAA
- a CDS encoding ABC transporter ATP-binding protein, which yields MENLRRDAPLISLQGITKVFIADEIETHALSGVHLEIQRGEFLAVSGPSGCGKSTLLSILGLLDAPTEGVHRLGGRDVASLDAEERATIRNREIGFIFQSFNLIGDLSIYENVELPLIYRGMKPAERRACVVDALDKVQMSHRKNHLPSQLSGGQQQRVAVARALAGSPGILLADEPTGNLDSKNGEVVMELLMRLNREGSTICMVTHDERYTRAARRVIHLFDGKVVSETTSSD from the coding sequence ATGGAAAACCTCCGCCGCGACGCTCCGCTCATCAGCCTGCAAGGCATCACCAAGGTGTTCATCGCCGACGAGATCGAAACCCACGCGCTCTCGGGCGTGCACCTCGAGATCCAGCGCGGCGAGTTTCTCGCCGTCTCGGGTCCCTCCGGTTGCGGCAAGTCCACGCTGCTCTCGATCCTCGGCCTGCTCGATGCCCCGACCGAAGGCGTCCACCGTCTCGGCGGGCGCGACGTCGCTTCGCTCGACGCCGAGGAGCGCGCCACCATCCGCAACCGCGAGATCGGCTTCATCTTCCAGAGTTTCAACCTCATCGGCGATCTCTCGATCTACGAGAACGTCGAGCTGCCGTTGATCTACCGCGGGATGAAACCCGCCGAGCGCCGCGCATGCGTGGTCGACGCACTCGACAAGGTGCAGATGAGCCACCGCAAGAACCACCTCCCGAGTCAGCTCTCGGGTGGACAACAACAGCGCGTCGCCGTCGCCCGCGCGCTCGCCGGCTCGCCCGGCATCCTCCTCGCGGACGAACCGACCGGCAATCTCGACTCGAAGAACGGCGAAGTCGTGATGGAGCTGCTCATGCGCCTCAACCGCGAAGGTTCCACGATCTGCATGGTCACGCACGACGAACGCTACACCCGCGCCGCGCGCCGCGTTATCCATCTCTTCGACGGCAAGGTCGTTTCCGAAACGACCTCTTCCGACTGA